Proteins from one Cryptomeria japonica chromosome 4, Sugi_1.0, whole genome shotgun sequence genomic window:
- the LOC131875312 gene encoding gibberellin-regulated protein 14-like: MAAPSIAKRRAPILLKFMARPPFELPIMADIPHPSRYKKGKHSYHVFLSPLAPSSQPTSTPSIPPTTTPVKQGQALVVVHVVPLRDASPVSSTGTSPVVTSAALSAPPISPPLQHPSFPGVLHPTTVDRRPDTPITCKRKFDQGPVPTF, translated from the exons ATGGCTGCACCTAGCATAGCTAAGAGAAGGGCACCCATATTGTTGAAGTTCATGGCTCGCCCTCCCTTCGAGCTCCCAATCATGGCCGATATTCCTCATCCTTCTCGTTACAAGAAAGGGAAGCACTCTTATCATGTTTTTTTGTCTCCACTTGCACCATCCTCACAGCCCACATCGACACCCTCTATTCCTCCAACCACTACTCCAGTGAAACAAGGTCAGGCACTCGTTGTTGTGCATGTGGTGCCTCTCCGAGATGCATCTCCTGTTTCATCAACTGGGACTTCTCCC GTGGTGACCAGTGCAGCTTTGTCTGCGCCGCCTATTTCACCACCACTCCAGCACCCAAGTTTTCCTGGGGTCCTTCATCCTACTACTGTTGATAGGAGGCCTGACACTCCTATCACGTGTAAGCGCAAGTTCGACCAAGGCCCTGTCCCAACGTTTTGA